The Oxalobacteraceae bacterium OTU3CINTB1 genome includes a window with the following:
- a CDS encoding TldD/PmbA family protein, whose translation MERRSFLKVGAAAGGSLLIPVFGNAIAAEELLNPMAVQFKKSLADAAMNAATKAGASYCDVRIGRYLNQFITTRDLNVENIVNTESSGVGVRVIAGGAYGFCSTNVMTLDSVAEAARQAVAIARANAKLQSEPVQLAPVKGVGDVAWATPFKKDWRTVPIKEKAEMLIAANKAGMDAGANFMQSMLFQVNQQKYFASTDGSYIDQDMHRLWSPLTATAVDKATNRFRTRDGLSSPVSMGYEFFDAKPENKFKAAGGVTTLYKGAYDLIEDARAAGRQAREKLTAKSVEPGKYDLVLSPEHLFLTIHESVGHATELDRVLGYEANYAGTSFATLDKWQSKKFKYGSERVNFVADRTTSGSLACVGYDDEGVPAKRWDIIKDGILVNYQATRDQAHVIGEKESQGCSYADSWSSVQFQRMPNVSLQAGKKPLTPDDMIKDVKKGIYILGRGSFSIDQQRYNFQFGGQLYFEIKNGKITNPLEDVAYQSNTQEFWNACSALCDERDWRMGGSFFDGKGQPSQVSCVSHGSPTTRFNGINVINTARKIG comes from the coding sequence GTGGAACGTCGTTCATTTCTAAAAGTCGGCGCGGCCGCCGGCGGCAGTTTGCTGATCCCGGTTTTCGGCAACGCCATCGCGGCCGAGGAGCTGCTCAATCCCATGGCCGTGCAATTCAAAAAATCGCTGGCCGACGCCGCGATGAACGCCGCCACCAAGGCCGGCGCCAGTTATTGCGACGTGCGCATCGGCCGCTACCTGAACCAGTTCATCACCACGCGCGACCTGAACGTGGAAAACATCGTCAATACAGAATCCTCCGGCGTCGGTGTGCGCGTGATCGCCGGCGGCGCCTACGGCTTCTGCTCGACCAACGTCATGACGTTGGACTCGGTGGCGGAAGCGGCGCGCCAGGCGGTCGCCATCGCCCGCGCCAACGCCAAGCTGCAAAGCGAGCCGGTTCAACTGGCCCCCGTCAAGGGCGTCGGCGATGTCGCCTGGGCCACGCCGTTCAAGAAGGACTGGCGCACGGTGCCCATCAAGGAAAAGGCCGAGATGCTGATCGCGGCCAACAAGGCCGGCATGGACGCCGGCGCCAACTTCATGCAATCGATGCTGTTCCAGGTGAACCAGCAGAAGTACTTCGCCTCCACCGACGGCTCCTACATCGACCAGGACATGCACCGTCTGTGGTCGCCGCTGACCGCGACCGCCGTCGACAAGGCCACCAACCGCTTCCGCACCCGCGACGGCCTGTCGTCGCCGGTCAGCATGGGTTACGAGTTCTTCGACGCGAAGCCGGAAAACAAATTCAAGGCCGCCGGTGGCGTCACCACCCTGTACAAGGGCGCCTACGATCTGATCGAGGACGCGCGCGCCGCCGGACGCCAGGCGCGCGAGAAGCTGACCGCCAAATCGGTCGAACCGGGCAAGTACGATCTGGTGCTGTCGCCGGAACACCTGTTCCTGACCATCCACGAGTCGGTCGGCCATGCCACCGAACTGGATCGCGTGCTGGGTTACGAGGCCAATTACGCGGGCACCAGCTTCGCCACCCTGGATAAATGGCAAAGCAAAAAATTCAAGTACGGTTCGGAACGCGTCAATTTCGTGGCCGACCGCACCACGTCAGGTTCGCTGGCCTGCGTCGGCTACGACGACGAAGGCGTGCCGGCCAAGCGCTGGGACATCATCAAGGACGGCATCCTGGTCAACTACCAGGCCACGCGCGACCAGGCACACGTCATCGGCGAGAAGGAATCGCAAGGCTGCTCGTACGCGGACAGCTGGAGCAGCGTGCAGTTCCAGCGCATGCCCAATGTCTCCCTGCAGGCCGGTAAAAAGCCGCTGACGCCGGACGACATGATCAAGGACGTCAAGAAGGGCATTTATATCCTCGGCCGGGGATCGTTCTCTATCGACCAGCAGCGCTACAACTTCCAGTTCGGCGGGCAGCTGTATTTCGAGATCAAGAACGGCAAGATCACCAATCCGCTGGAGGATGTGGCCTACCAGTCCAACACCCAGGAGTTCTGGAACGCCTGCTCGGCGCTGTGCGACGAGCGCGATTGGCGCATGGGCGGCTCGTTCTTCGACGGCAAAGGCCAACCCAGCCAGGTCAGCTGCGTTTCGCACGGCTCGCCGACCACGCGCTTCAACGGCATCAATGTGATCAACACCGCCCGCAAGATAGGATAA
- a CDS encoding TldD/PmbA family protein has protein sequence MKMLNQEEAKRVCDKVMALSKADECRVQISGNRRGNIRYARNSVSTAGLVENTQLTVSVAFGKRQGTASVNEFDDKSLEKAVRRAEEVARLAPENPEFVPAIKTQLYKGSNTYSAATAAIDPEYRAEVAAQSINSARKKGLVAAGFFSDSTGFETVANSNGVFGYQTLTNLGFTVTTRTEDGRGSGWVTRSANDAAKFDAREASDVAIEKALKSVDAKALEPGRYTVILEPAATSEIIGRMFGAFDARQADEGRSFLSKKGGGNRLGEKLFDEQVNLWADPWNTDVPVLAWDNASMLARERTDVIKGGKIESLDYTQYWAQKQDKRAFGRHGNMIMSGGGKSTEELIASTKKGVLVTRTWYIRMVDPQSLLLTGLTRDGTFYIENGKIKHPIKNFRFNESPVTMLNNIDELGKPVVIGGDEVRFQMMIPPMKVRDFNFTSLSDAV, from the coding sequence ATGAAGATGCTGAACCAGGAAGAAGCAAAGCGTGTTTGCGACAAGGTGATGGCGCTGTCCAAGGCCGACGAGTGCCGCGTGCAAATCAGCGGCAACCGTCGCGGCAATATCCGCTACGCGCGCAACAGCGTGTCGACGGCGGGGCTGGTGGAGAACACGCAGTTGACCGTGAGCGTCGCTTTCGGCAAGCGCCAGGGCACCGCCTCGGTCAACGAGTTCGATGACAAGTCGCTGGAAAAAGCCGTGCGCCGCGCCGAGGAAGTGGCGCGGCTGGCGCCGGAGAATCCGGAGTTCGTGCCGGCGATTAAAACGCAGCTGTACAAAGGGTCCAACACTTACAGCGCCGCCACCGCTGCAATCGATCCGGAGTACCGCGCCGAAGTGGCCGCGCAGAGCATCAACTCGGCGCGCAAGAAGGGGCTGGTGGCAGCGGGCTTCTTCAGCGACAGCACCGGCTTCGAAACCGTGGCCAATTCGAACGGTGTGTTCGGCTACCAGACCCTGACCAATCTTGGCTTCACCGTGACCACCCGCACCGAAGACGGTCGCGGTTCGGGATGGGTGACCCGTTCGGCCAACGACGCCGCCAAATTCGACGCGCGCGAAGCATCCGATGTGGCGATCGAAAAAGCGCTGAAGTCGGTCGACGCCAAGGCCCTCGAGCCGGGCCGCTACACGGTGATCCTGGAGCCGGCGGCGACGTCGGAGATCATCGGCCGCATGTTCGGCGCCTTCGATGCGCGCCAGGCCGACGAGGGCCGCAGCTTCCTGTCGAAAAAGGGCGGCGGCAACCGCCTTGGCGAGAAGCTGTTCGACGAGCAGGTCAACCTGTGGGCCGATCCGTGGAATACCGATGTGCCGGTGCTGGCGTGGGACAACGCTTCGATGCTGGCGCGCGAACGCACGGACGTCATCAAGGGCGGCAAGATCGAATCGCTGGACTACACCCAGTACTGGGCGCAAAAGCAGGACAAGCGCGCCTTCGGCCGTCACGGCAACATGATCATGTCCGGCGGGGGCAAGTCGACCGAGGAGCTGATCGCCTCGACCAAGAAGGGTGTGCTGGTCACACGCACCTGGTACATCCGCATGGTCGATCCGCAATCGCTGCTGCTCACCGGCCTGACGCGGGACGGCACCTTCTACATCGAGAACGGCAAGATCAAGCATCCGATCAAGAACTTCCGCTTCAACGAGAGCCCGGTGACGATGCTGAACAATATCGACGAACTGGGTAAGCCGGTCGTCATCGGCGGCGACGAAGTGCGCTTCCAGATGATGATCCCGCCGATGAAGGTTCGCGATTTCAACTTCACCTCGTTGTCGGACGCGGTGTAA
- a CDS encoding DUF4159 domain-containing protein — protein MANYDFYFTRLTYESGDWDVDVRMPSNVLNSLVEYTTLRVDPVERIVALSDPKMLEAPFCYFAGHKLVQFTAAERKNLERYIKGGGFLFVDDCNHDIDGLFAKSFEGEIASIFGKRALQKIPNNHPVYSSFFKFDGPPNTSVELNGWGDDLVHDYLKAVEAGGRVRLLYSNKDYGCEWDYDFRNKRFLAIDNTRFAVNIIQYALGA, from the coding sequence GTGGCCAACTACGATTTCTACTTCACCCGCCTGACTTACGAGTCGGGCGACTGGGATGTGGACGTCCGCATGCCGAGCAACGTGCTCAATTCGCTGGTCGAGTATACGACCCTGCGGGTCGATCCCGTCGAGCGCATCGTCGCGCTGTCCGATCCCAAGATGCTGGAGGCGCCGTTCTGCTATTTCGCCGGCCATAAGCTGGTGCAGTTCACGGCGGCCGAACGCAAGAACCTGGAACGCTACATCAAGGGTGGCGGGTTTCTGTTTGTCGACGACTGCAATCACGACATCGACGGCCTGTTCGCCAAGTCCTTCGAGGGCGAGATCGCCAGTATCTTCGGCAAGAGGGCCTTGCAGAAGATCCCGAACAACCATCCGGTGTATTCGAGTTTCTTCAAGTTCGACGGCCCGCCCAACACCAGCGTGGAGCTGAACGGCTGGGGCGACGATCTGGTGCACGACTATCTGAAGGCGGTGGAAGCCGGCGGCCGCGTGCGGCTTTTGTACAGCAACAAGGACTACGGGTGCGAGTGGGATTACGACTTCCGCAACAAGCGTTTTCTCGCCATCGACAACACCCGCTTTGCGGTCAATATCATTCAATACGCGTTGGGAGCTTAA
- a CDS encoding MoxR family ATPase translates to MGAIAWSESEIGALSAKVAALKASMSKVIIGQENVIDSLIICLLAGGHALVEGVPGLGKTLLVKSLSQATEMEFHRVQFTPDLMPSDIVGTEILEEDHATRKREFRFQQGPVFTQVLLADEINRAPPKTQSALLEAMQERSVTFAGQTHVLPKPFFVLATQNPIEQAGTYPLPEAQLDRFLLRIDVVYPTEAEEIMMVSATTNAGLKDAEPVMDVATLLRLQQLVRDIEIGDHLLAYATRLVRATRPALTTVPAVKKHVGWGAGPRAGQALVLASKARALMHNRLAVTREDIGEMLLPVLAHRVIRNFEAEADGVAIADILLALREHIRPD, encoded by the coding sequence ATGGGCGCAATCGCCTGGAGTGAAAGTGAGATCGGCGCGTTGAGCGCCAAGGTGGCGGCGCTGAAGGCGAGCATGTCGAAGGTGATCATCGGCCAGGAGAACGTGATCGATTCGCTGATCATTTGCCTGCTGGCCGGCGGCCACGCGCTGGTCGAGGGTGTGCCGGGACTGGGCAAGACGCTGCTGGTCAAGTCGCTGTCGCAGGCGACCGAGATGGAGTTCCACCGCGTGCAGTTCACGCCGGACCTGATGCCGTCCGATATCGTCGGCACCGAGATACTGGAAGAGGATCACGCCACGCGCAAGCGCGAGTTCCGTTTCCAGCAAGGCCCGGTGTTCACGCAGGTGCTGCTGGCCGACGAGATCAACCGCGCGCCGCCGAAGACGCAATCTGCCTTGCTGGAGGCCATGCAGGAGCGCAGCGTGACCTTCGCCGGCCAGACGCACGTGCTGCCAAAGCCCTTCTTCGTGCTCGCGACGCAAAATCCGATCGAGCAAGCCGGCACCTATCCGCTGCCGGAAGCGCAACTGGACCGCTTCCTGCTGCGCATCGACGTGGTCTATCCGACCGAGGCGGAAGAGATCATGATGGTGTCGGCCACCACCAACGCCGGCCTCAAAGACGCCGAGCCGGTGATGGACGTGGCGACCTTGCTGCGCCTCCAGCAGCTGGTGCGCGACATCGAGATCGGCGACCATCTGCTGGCGTATGCGACGCGGCTGGTGCGCGCCACCCGGCCCGCGCTGACCACGGTGCCGGCGGTGAAGAAGCATGTCGGCTGGGGCGCCGGGCCGCGCGCCGGGCAGGCGCTGGTGCTGGCGTCGAAAGCGCGCGCGCTGATGCACAACCGGTTGGCTGTCACGCGCGAGGATATCGGCGAGATGCTGCTGCCGGTGCTGGCCCACCGTGTGATCCGCAACTTCGAGGCGGAAGCCGATGGCGTGGCGATCGCCGACATCCTGCTGGCCCTGCGCGAGCATATTCGTCCGGACTGA
- a CDS encoding DUF58 domain-containing protein, with protein MQANPKPADAAMTTMMVRTKDLELVIRHVLAGLGHGLHAGRERGAGVEFSEYRAYAPGDEWRRVDWKLLARADRYYVREAERDSHVATWLWLDATASMAEPSREIDGVDKLWFARTVLACVAAIAQRQGDAFGLVVCSGGKIEFTQATRGPRQLQRVLAQLSKARPEGGLPSAEVLKANLHFARSPSLIFAASDFLDWPSPLSEALLRLRKLRHDVRLLTLRTRAEVDAGFKSGAGYRDPEQSDGLHRMSNRDRDSYKRQSRAHFDGVAGSCRQNNIVHFEACIEQELVAVLRSWLRLAGARAK; from the coding sequence ATGCAAGCGAACCCAAAGCCGGCCGACGCCGCCATGACCACGATGATGGTGCGGACCAAGGATCTTGAACTGGTCATTCGTCACGTGCTGGCGGGTCTCGGTCACGGCCTGCACGCCGGCCGCGAACGCGGCGCCGGTGTCGAGTTTTCCGAGTACCGCGCCTATGCGCCGGGCGACGAGTGGCGCCGGGTCGACTGGAAGCTGCTGGCGCGCGCGGACCGTTACTATGTGCGCGAGGCGGAGCGCGACAGCCATGTCGCCACTTGGCTGTGGCTCGATGCCACCGCCTCGATGGCGGAGCCGAGCCGCGAGATCGACGGCGTCGATAAGCTGTGGTTCGCCCGCACCGTGCTGGCTTGCGTGGCGGCGATCGCACAGCGGCAGGGCGACGCCTTCGGGCTGGTGGTCTGCAGCGGTGGAAAGATCGAGTTCACGCAGGCTACGCGTGGTCCGCGCCAGTTGCAGCGCGTGCTGGCGCAACTGTCGAAGGCTCGTCCCGAGGGCGGCTTGCCCAGCGCCGAGGTGCTGAAGGCGAACCTGCATTTCGCGCGGTCGCCGAGTCTTATTTTCGCCGCCAGCGATTTCCTCGATTGGCCGTCCCCATTGAGCGAGGCGCTGCTGCGGTTGCGCAAACTGCGGCATGACGTGCGTTTGCTCACCCTGCGCACGCGGGCGGAAGTCGATGCCGGTTTCAAGTCCGGCGCCGGCTACCGCGATCCTGAACAGAGCGACGGCCTGCACCGCATGAGCAATCGGGACCGCGATAGCTACAAGCGGCAAAGCCGCGCGCACTTCGACGGCGTGGCGGGCAGCTGCCGGCAAAACAATATCGTCCATTTCGAGGCGTGCATCGAGCAGGAATTGGTCGCGGTGTTGCGTAGCTGGCTGCGGCTGGCGGGAGCGCGCGCGAAATGA
- a CDS encoding DUF4175 family protein: MHGETEFLRRRLWAAVLRRRLPQWLAALAPLALVAILLPAAGAIALAAIAIWVIWLAADIYRLHRRIADQWTSWLNAAIPALEDSSTLLAAEAKTPIARLQQQRLQSRLAQVLTGDDYRRIARTRVRFGFVPLVASLIAAGAAWGFQAKPVRAGMPAAAASANKPIADGEVYLRVAPPAYTGVAGFETAARDIQIPQYSEVRWCVRKPVGAQPVVELGDGQALSITADCATRRIEDSLFWRTRGAAGTRYNIRVTPDQPPQVTIIEPTELIHLLPKNVKAVQLSVLATDDYAISRASLHMTLARGSGENVRFTDREVPLPKSADPKSRGWKKQWTLAELGMEPGDELYFFVRATDNAPDTPHTMQSPTYTLRLPGPDAESLDSTALPSMVKPENLRSQRQIIIDTEQLVADMQANPKMPAATLRSRSEGIAADQAALRLRYGQFLGEESSLFGDEHGHGGAGHKEDTHEEDDHKEDEHKEGGHSAPEHHGGSAGMGSEVAAMHQFGHVHDQEDNATIFDPQTKAVLKRALSAMWDAEKSLRAISPKPALAPEYKALEAIKELQAAERVYLHRTAFVPPALKEEKRMSGDIVGAMSYKRAQGAASDSVPAEVRELVQALSADGALPALWSKSARDTIAARIADQEQKLSAQRAVQDVRDGCVPCRAELRAWLRGTLTDAPVLLQARPTVDSPFAQAWRGKEQAR; the protein is encoded by the coding sequence ATGCACGGCGAAACTGAATTCCTGCGCCGCCGCCTGTGGGCCGCCGTCCTGCGCCGTCGTTTGCCGCAATGGCTGGCCGCGCTGGCGCCACTGGCGCTTGTCGCCATCTTGCTGCCCGCCGCCGGGGCAATCGCGCTGGCGGCCATCGCCATATGGGTGATTTGGCTCGCTGCCGACATCTACCGCTTGCACCGGCGGATCGCGGACCAATGGACCTCGTGGCTGAACGCCGCCATCCCCGCGCTGGAAGACAGCAGCACGCTATTGGCCGCCGAGGCCAAGACACCGATCGCGCGTTTGCAGCAGCAACGCCTGCAATCCCGTTTGGCCCAGGTGCTGACGGGCGACGACTATCGCCGCATTGCCCGCACCCGCGTGCGATTCGGCTTCGTGCCGCTGGTCGCGAGCTTGATCGCCGCCGGCGCGGCATGGGGCTTTCAAGCGAAGCCCGTTAGAGCCGGAATGCCGGCGGCCGCCGCCAGTGCCAACAAGCCCATTGCCGATGGCGAGGTGTATTTGCGTGTTGCGCCGCCGGCCTACACGGGCGTCGCCGGATTCGAAACCGCCGCCCGCGACATCCAGATTCCCCAATATTCCGAGGTGCGCTGGTGCGTGCGAAAACCCGTCGGCGCGCAACCGGTGGTGGAGTTGGGGGATGGGCAAGCGCTGTCGATCACGGCCGATTGCGCGACCAGGCGCATCGAGGACTCGTTATTCTGGCGTACGCGCGGTGCGGCCGGCACCCGCTACAACATTCGCGTCACGCCTGACCAGCCACCGCAAGTGACGATCATCGAACCGACGGAGTTGATACATCTGCTGCCGAAGAATGTGAAAGCCGTGCAGCTATCCGTTCTGGCGACAGACGACTACGCGATATCGCGTGCCAGCTTGCATATGACGCTGGCGCGCGGCAGCGGCGAGAACGTCCGCTTCACGGACCGCGAAGTACCGCTGCCGAAATCGGCCGACCCCAAGTCGCGCGGCTGGAAAAAGCAATGGACGCTGGCGGAACTGGGGATGGAGCCGGGCGACGAGCTGTATTTCTTCGTTCGCGCCACCGATAACGCGCCGGACACGCCACACACCATGCAATCGCCGACCTACACGCTGCGCCTGCCCGGTCCCGACGCAGAGAGCTTGGATTCGACCGCGTTGCCTTCCATGGTCAAGCCGGAGAATCTGCGCAGCCAGCGCCAGATCATCATCGATACCGAACAGCTGGTCGCCGATATGCAGGCCAATCCGAAGATGCCGGCCGCCACGCTGCGCTCCCGCAGCGAAGGCATCGCCGCCGACCAGGCCGCGCTGCGGCTGCGCTACGGTCAATTCCTCGGCGAGGAATCGAGCTTGTTCGGCGACGAGCACGGACATGGCGGCGCAGGGCATAAGGAAGATACGCACGAGGAGGATGATCATAAAGAGGATGAACATAAAGAAGGCGGCCATTCCGCGCCTGAGCACCACGGCGGCTCCGCCGGGATGGGCAGCGAGGTAGCGGCGATGCATCAATTCGGGCACGTCCACGATCAGGAGGACAACGCCACCATCTTCGACCCGCAGACCAAGGCGGTGCTCAAGCGCGCGTTGTCGGCGATGTGGGATGCCGAAAAATCGCTGCGCGCGATCTCGCCCAAGCCCGCGCTTGCGCCCGAGTACAAGGCGCTGGAAGCGATCAAGGAGCTGCAGGCGGCGGAGCGGGTGTATCTGCACCGCACCGCCTTCGTGCCGCCTGCATTGAAGGAAGAGAAGCGCATGAGCGGAGATATCGTCGGCGCGATGAGCTACAAGCGCGCGCAGGGGGCCGCCAGCGACAGCGTGCCAGCCGAGGTGCGGGAACTGGTGCAGGCGTTGTCGGCGGATGGCGCGTTGCCGGCGCTGTGGAGCAAGTCCGCCCGCGACACCATCGCGGCCCGCATTGCCGATCAAGAGCAGAAGCTAAGCGCGCAGCGCGCCGTGCAGGACGTGAGGGACGGCTGCGTGCCGTGCCGCGCCGAACTGCGCGCCTGGCTGCGCGGCACGTTGACCGACGCGCCCGTGCTGCTGCAGGCGCGCCCCACGGTCGATAGCCCGTTCGCGCAGGCGTGGCGTGGCAAGGAGCAGGCGCGATGA
- a CDS encoding pyridoxamine 5'-phosphate oxidase family protein encodes MEIMTAAANPAQQAAATAPSDRTRVRRSAEKAQYDAATLHAIIDDAYLCHIAFSDAKGSHCIPTACWREDGHLYIHGSNGSRMLKRLVESETCVTITHLDGLVLARSAFSHTMNYRSAMIYGRFEVVTDEGERHRTLEAFMEKLAPGRQAQVRPGNDKEYAATTIMRIPLDEAACKVRSGGPSDDEEDMAWPVWAGVLPWARTPMAPQRHADCTIEAPDYVLKWEAGTTV; translated from the coding sequence ATGGAGATCATGACCGCAGCAGCCAACCCCGCGCAGCAAGCCGCCGCCACCGCGCCGAGCGACCGCACCCGCGTGCGCCGTAGCGCCGAGAAGGCGCAGTACGACGCAGCCACCCTGCACGCCATCATCGACGACGCCTACCTGTGCCACATCGCCTTTAGCGACGCCAAAGGCTCGCACTGCATTCCCACCGCCTGCTGGCGCGAGGACGGGCATTTGTACATCCACGGCTCCAATGGCAGCCGCATGCTCAAGCGCCTGGTGGAAAGCGAGACCTGCGTGACGATCACGCATCTGGACGGCCTGGTGCTGGCGCGATCGGCGTTCAGCCATACGATGAACTACCGCTCGGCGATGATCTATGGGCGCTTCGAAGTGGTGACCGACGAAGGCGAGCGCCATCGCACGCTGGAAGCGTTCATGGAAAAGCTGGCGCCGGGGCGACAGGCGCAGGTCCGCCCGGGCAACGACAAGGAGTACGCTGCCACGACGATCATGCGCATCCCGCTGGACGAGGCGGCGTGCAAGGTGCGTAGCGGCGGTCCGAGTGACGACGAGGAAGACATGGCATGGCCGGTTTGGGCCGGCGTGCTGCCGTGGGCGCGCACCCCGATGGCGCCGCAACGCCATGCCGACTGCACTATCGAGGCGCCGGATTATGTCCTGAAGTGGGAAGCTGGTACGACAGTTTAA
- a CDS encoding PLP-dependent aminotransferase family protein, producing MDMSLLITGYAAQHSHRGWPRQRMLHECLRAAIRNGTLAAGTRLAASRALAEELGLARNTVLYAYEQLASEGFVTTDRRGTVVAAIAADRKPSPSPQALAQAGLSQRARGLRHLPGPPERMGAFVPGVPALDHFPLTLWRRMLERAWRSLTVPQLNYGDPAGEPLLREAIADHLRASRGVVCDAGQVFITDGTQSSLELCMRALADAGDTIWIESPGYGGALAASRGAGLNVAGIEVDDDGIAPTPEDSLLRPPRLIYTTPSHQYPVGSVLSLRRRLALIEAARGAGALIIEDDYDSEFRHDGAPLSAMQGLAPDAPVVYLGTFSKTMFPSLRIAFVVVPPALEAAFALMRAQSHASGRVAEQLALAEFLRSGQFALHVRRMRRLYRQRRDALVASLERHMGAVATVHGGSAGMHLALRFRDESMDDVAVSAQALEHGIVVNALSRHDMYDAQGTSGWRGLMLGYAQVPAEQMDDLVKRLAAIVHLAAFAANRSR from the coding sequence ATGGATATGTCCCTGCTGATCACCGGCTACGCGGCGCAGCACAGCCACCGGGGCTGGCCGCGCCAGCGCATGCTGCACGAGTGCCTGCGCGCGGCGATCCGCAACGGCACACTGGCCGCCGGCACGCGCCTTGCCGCTTCCCGCGCGCTGGCCGAGGAACTCGGACTGGCACGCAACACGGTGCTGTACGCGTACGAGCAATTGGCCAGCGAAGGCTTCGTCACCACCGACCGGCGCGGCACCGTGGTGGCGGCGATCGCGGCGGACCGCAAGCCGTCGCCGTCGCCGCAAGCGTTGGCGCAAGCGGGGCTGTCGCAACGCGCGCGGGGACTGCGGCATTTGCCTGGACCGCCCGAGAGGATGGGCGCCTTCGTTCCGGGCGTGCCGGCGCTCGACCATTTTCCGTTGACCTTGTGGCGCCGCATGCTGGAACGCGCATGGCGCTCGCTGACGGTGCCGCAGCTGAACTACGGCGACCCGGCCGGCGAGCCGCTGCTGCGCGAGGCCATCGCCGACCATCTGCGCGCGTCGCGCGGGGTGGTCTGCGATGCCGGCCAGGTGTTCATCACCGATGGCACGCAGAGTAGCCTGGAGCTGTGCATGCGCGCGCTGGCCGACGCGGGCGACACGATCTGGATCGAGAGTCCGGGCTATGGCGGCGCGCTGGCGGCGTCGCGCGGCGCCGGCTTGAATGTGGCGGGGATCGAGGTGGACGACGACGGCATCGCGCCGACGCCGGAGGACTCGTTGCTGCGGCCTCCACGCCTGATCTATACGACGCCGTCGCACCAGTACCCGGTGGGCAGCGTTCTCAGTTTGCGCCGCCGTTTGGCGCTGATCGAGGCGGCGCGCGGCGCCGGGGCGTTGATCATCGAGGACGACTACGATAGCGAGTTCCGGCACGACGGCGCGCCGTTGTCCGCCATGCAGGGCCTGGCGCCGGATGCGCCGGTGGTGTATCTGGGGACGTTCAGCAAGACCATGTTCCCATCGCTGCGGATCGCCTTTGTGGTGGTGCCGCCGGCGCTGGAGGCGGCGTTCGCGCTGATGCGGGCGCAATCGCATGCGAGTGGACGGGTGGCGGAGCAGTTGGCGTTGGCGGAGTTTCTACGCAGCGGGCAGTTCGCGCTGCATGTGCGGCGCATGCGCAGGCTGTATCGTCAGCGGCGCGACGCGCTGGTGGCGTCGCTGGAGCGGCATATGGGGGCCGTGGCGACGGTGCACGGCGGATCGGCAGGCATGCATCTGGCGCTGCGTTTCAGGGACGAATCGATGGACGATGTGGCGGTGAGTGCGCAGGCATTGGAGCACGGGATCGTGGTCAACGCATTGAGCCGGCATGATATGTACGATGCGCAGGGGACGTCGGGATGGCGGGGTTTGATGCTCGGCTACGCGCAGGTGCCGGCCGAGCAGATGGATGACTTGGTGAAGCGGTTGGCGGCGATCGTGCACCTTGCGGCGTTTGCCGCCAACCGTTCACGCTAA